A single Cyprinus carpio isolate SPL01 chromosome A20, ASM1834038v1, whole genome shotgun sequence DNA region contains:
- the LOC109082094 gene encoding tudor domain-containing 6-like isoform X1, translating into MCSIPGLPSMGSNVPVLITRLNLNPACVLVEFWGNFDQDRKFAYQQLKKEIQYPREGFCESDGNPGDLCLVRVYETWYRARIVSRDTDEYSVFLIDEGRTLRATVNTLAWGKSDFFYLPPEVEFCVLANVLPLSPENKWSAMALEFMKTFCGRRVNATVQDVLVPHRTFLLDIPCLSRQMFEMGFVKKLYSDRFKEFVARSLQANSGSGEPHRISSIRTKPIEIIEQMEKQQAYMYPELQTDTVETVVVTEVTSPFRIFCQLKVFSQELKKLTDQITRYYEGRVGCNFARLENLGSPCASRASDGKWYRSVLQQVMSANNVVEILQVDYGKKQFVQVENVRPLAPEFFRMPVVTYVCSLHGIADRGIGWTASQIDYLKSLLLNRTVIAKFQYQSLSEGVHYVTFYGEENTNINKLFELKQKCSLDSMTLTDFAVQKSPLSQKSKILETTKATHIDETYSDLKGNKPVFFTESLTPNTSHVAVVQHVESPGKFWIQTQQYADEFSQLMNGLGNLYGDPTSTEGLIRKPVVGLLCAAKAQDGVFYRAAIYKVIDKTAEVYFLDYGNTELVDCFNLRQLPLRFQQLPAVAIKCSLYGIKSRLKHWDERATLFFSKLVKDRVLDLHIQDKHQDTHMVQLVDLSLDGENDVSKLLCSADFADSEKSFVDNSITRSCGLKTTHTSSVFLTGAWHQTPSSSSAITDSASAFKEYLFPIGSSLEVTVSYIESPNDFWCQKARNAACLEVLMQDIQRFYAHSKFQPPLEAACVARHPETGIWYRALVIQKHQTPHVDVLFVDYGQTKKVAVEDLRKITPAFLKMKGQAFRCSLYNLIQPLSHSALDWNPEATMQFQEFVDTAASMNVPLKCTIFAVMYDFQKVVFNVVDLETPFQSICNLLVQKHLADRAPSKKAPLPPFRLDTYYYSTHGVKTGCEEEVSITCVKSVTHFFCHLARNSEEIEKLSNKVNFLCRQLEETKCPQTFGTVCFAKYTDGLWYRGQIKSTKPSVVVNFVDYGDTLEVDKSDLLPVPIEAGEIMSIPVQAIECGLSDMPEDVPCEVRNWFQNFADSHCFTALIVAKDPGGKLLVELYEGKTQVNALIRQKFHNEIHRNEPSAFKGYSSKNRSAQSGAIHMKESSSGLKRDFVHQVPQSRDSYAPQEGDVESKQPRSKLGFHTDGRQEPTRDFETLHNSQKQHEPQRKSNDRADVCHPCTSDKTDGVKPKSQALLNESALPVKVIKPGLEAEVFISHCNSPCSFFVQFATDEDGIYSLVEKLNADQSRCANIDPSDIREGDLVCAMFPEDNSWYRAAVRKNIGDTVNVEFVDFGNTATISVSKICRLDQSFAPFPRYSICCSVHKLNVESGDQELAPNFKRVIEQNFEKVMCTFVEMSGTIWEVKLDINGVVLGSTCRGDATPAAELTAPGVKKTSDIKACTHYKNPDISAGQIITGYTSFIKGPQLFWCQYAATDKLQEISDALQNAGNASEKTLSEESLPVGSACIALFTEDNLWYRAKVTSRDHDSLSITFVDYGNEAKVNIGDVKVLPPELSDVPPQAFDCQLEGFDLSKGFWAKEADDVFFELVHDKLLNITVEKMENSEMPHFVKLDCNGAVINKTMRSYWKSQSPETPSVELLSESKLVSTDVSVAAEVNIDSVVIHDSDTDCVDNETCTSVLEMQHSEQEQLDLLTSTKVVNEAQDDLLEMITENVASPDTVSIVPSDAQEDPETICVMEDDPVLAFTSPSDTTHQHAFPKETDPTPLPVILSQHSEGETSIFSENIDSFLMNNNDSQLCIVEGPESPLFEIIKSDLGYLRRATEKPVGSECVIWSHARRNWCGARILKTSDDAALVLLVEHDSEVVVDPLNIFEILPDKPLQTSCIDAAVLSDEVTREEHTTLKNSPLKVEDTEYGTVVTSESEEPNGEETHIAQMDPGDELADQPQATGCVSCSTVLVDNSEVVDVSGEGAQVHDLVEVLTPEQVESKEPQEDLNTIAGEHGEDAAKMSTGVELLMDFLDVAHFHKDVCETALETDDLLEEFNNMPEDLIVLTSDGTESDTASDGTLQGDTITVGIHTDAEESSRVQEKSDASDCASAEVLHVTHLTLKVEDASDDDVIFVGVLQESQAEVFEPESENEKQKLD; encoded by the exons ATGTGTTCTATTCCAGGACTCCCATCAATGGGTTCAAATGTACCTGTACTCATTACCAGACTAAACCtgaacccagcatgtgttctggtAGAGTTTTGGGGGAATTTTGATCAAGACAGAAAATTTGCATATCAGCAGCTGAAAAAGGAGATTCAGTACCCCAGAGAGGGTTTTTGTGAATCGGATGGAAATCCTGGTGACTTGTGTCTCGTACGAGTGTATGAAACATGGTATAGAGCCCGTATAGTGTCCAGAGATACTGACGAGTACAGTGTGTTTTTAATCGATGAAGGCAGAACGCTGCGTGCCACTGTAAACACTTTAGCATGGGGCAAAAGTGACTTTTTCTATCTTCCCCCTGAAGTTGAATTCTGTGTTCTTGCCAATGTCCTACCACTGTCTCCTGAAAACAAATGGTCAGCAATGGCCTTAGAGTTCATGAAGACCTTCTGTGGTCGAAGAGTAAATGCCACTGTACAAGATGTTCTGGTGCCTCATCGAACATTCCTACTAGACATTCCTTGTCTGTCCAGACAAATGTTTGAAATGGGCTTTGTAAAGAAGTTGTACAGTGATCGGTTCAAGGAGTTTGTTGCCAGATCTTTGCAGGCCAACAGTGGGTCTGGAGAACCTCACAGAATTTCTTCCATTAGGACCAAACCAATTGAGATCATCGAGCAAATGGAGAAGCAGCAGGCCTACATGTATCCAGAGCTGCAGACCGATACTGTTGAGACCGTTGTGGTCACAGAAGTAACAAGTCCATTTAGAATATTCTGTCAGCTTAAGGTTTTCTCTCAGGAGCTGAAAAAGTTAACTGACCAGATAACTCGGTATTATGAGGGAAGAGTTGGATGTAACTTTGCAAGACTTGAGAATCTAGGCAGCCCGTGTGCATCAAGAGCAAGTGACGGCAAGTGGTATCGGTCTGTGCTGCAGCAGGTCATGTCTGCCAACAACGTGGTTGAAATTTTGCAGGTGGATTATGGGAAGAAACAATTTGTACAAGTTGAGAATGTCAGACCACTTGCCCCGGAATTCTTCAGGATGCCTGTTGTAACGTATGTGTGCTCCCTTCATGGAATAGCCGACAGAGGTATTGGCTGGACGGCTTCACAAATCGATTACCTGAAATCTCTCCTGCTCAACCGCACAGTGATTGCCAAGTTTCAGTATCAAAGCCTTTCTGAAGGTGTCCACTATGTCACATTTTACGGAGAGGAGAATACTAACATCAACAAATTGTTTGAactgaaacagaaatgttcactGGACTCTATGACCCTTACAGACTTTGCTGTTCAAAAGAGCCCATTATCTCAAAAGAGCAAGATTTTGGAGACCACCAAGGCCACACACATCGATGAAACCTACTCTGACCTTAAAGGGAATAAGCCAGTCTTTTTCACAGAAAGTCTCACACCTAACACTTCACATGTGGCAGTTGTACAGCATGTTGAGAGCCCTGGAAAGTTTTGGATTCAAACTCAGCAATATGCCGATGAATTCAGTCAGCTAATGAATGGCCTTGGAAATCTGTACGGTGATCCAACAAGCACTGAAGGATTGATAAGAAAGCCTGTTGTCGGTCTCCTTTGTGCAGCTAAAGCCCAGGATGGTGTGTTCTATAGAGCGGCTATCTATAAGGTAATTGACAAGACAGCAGAAGTTTACTTCCTTGACTATGGCAATACAGAACTTGTTGATTGTTTCAACCTCAGACAGTTGCCTCTGAGATTTCAGCAATTGCCTGCTGTGGCAATAAAGTGCTCCCTCTATGGCATTAAATCCAGGCTGAAACATTGGGACGAGAGGGCTACATTGTTCTTTTCGAAACTCGTTAAAGACAGAGTACTTGATTTGCACATACAAGACAAGCATCAAGACACTCACATGGTCCAGTTAGTGGATCTGAGTTTAGATGGAGAAAATGATGTGAGCAAGTTGCTGTGCAGTGCAGATTTTGCAGACAGTGAAAAGAGCTTTGTGGATAACTCTATCACAAGATCTTGTGGtttaaaaactacacacacaTCTTCTGTATTCTTGACAGGAGCTTGGCATCAAACGCCTTCCAGTTCTTCTGCCATAACAGACAGTGCATCTGCTTTCAAGGAATACTTGTTTCCCATTGGAAGTTCACTGGAGGTGACTGTATCCTACATTGAGAGTCCAAATGATTTTTGGTGTCAAAAAGCCAGAAATGCAGCATGTTTAGAAGTTTTAATGCAAGACATTCAGCGTTTCTATGCTCATAGTAAATTTCAGCCACCTTTGGAAGCAGCTTGTGTTGCCCGTCATCCTGAAACTGGGATATGGTACAGAGCCTTGGTCATTCAAAAGCACCAAACGCCTCATGTTGATGTCTTGTTCGTTGACTATGGACAGACAAAGAAGGTTGCTGTTGAAGATCTTCGAAAGATCACTCCAGCATTCTTGAAGATGAAAGGACAAGCCTTTCGATGCAGTTTGTATAACCTGATCCAACCACTTTCCCACTCAGCTTTAGACTGGAACCCTGAAGCCACAATGCAGTTTCAAGAGTTTGTTGACACAGCAGCGTCCATGAATGTGCCCTTAAAATGCACCATATTTGCTGTAATGTATGACTTTCAGAAAGTTGTGTTCAATGTGGTAGACTTGGAGACCCCATTCCAAAGCATTTGCAATCTCCTTGTCCAAAAACATCTAGCTGACCGTGCACCCTCTAAGAAAGCTCCTCTTCCACCCTTTCGTCTGGACACCTACTATTATTCTACACATGGAGTCAAGACTGGATGTGAAGAGGAAGTGAGTATCACCTGTGTGAAAAGTGTCACTCATTTCTTTTGCCATCTTGCCAGGAATTCGGAGGAGATTGAGAAACTTTCAAACAAGGTCAACTTCCTATGCCGTCAGCTAGAGGAAACCAAATGTCCTCAGACTTTTGGAACAGTTTGCTTTGCAAAATACACAGATGGACTTTGGTACAGAGGCCAAATAAAGTCTACAAAACCATCAGTTGTGGTCAATTTTGTGGATTACGGTGACACATTGGAAGTAGATAAATCAGACTTGCTGCCGGTTCCAATTGAAGCAGGAGAAATTATGTCCATCCCAGTGCAGGCAATTGAATGTGGGCTTTCAGATATGCCCGAAGATGTGCCATGTGAAGTTAGAAATTGGTTTCAAAATTTTGCGGACAGTCATTGTTTCACTGCTTTGATCGTGGCAAAAGACCCAGGAGGAAAGCTTTTGGTGGAGCTTTATGAGGGAAAGACTCAAGTGAATGCACTGATCAGACAGAAGTTTCACAATGAAATCCATAGAAATGAACCAAGTGCATTCAAAGGGTATAGTTCAAAGAACAGAAGTGCACAAAGTGGGGCAATCCATATGAAGGAAAGTTCCAGTGGTCTAAAGCGAGATTTTGTTCATCAAGTTCCGCAATCCCGTGACAGTTATGCACCACAAGAAGGTGACGTTGAATCAAAACAGCCACGGAGCAAGTTGGGATTccatacagatggtagacaagaACCGACAAGAGATTTTGAGACATTGCATAATTCCCAGAAACAACATGAACCGCAAAGAAAGTCCAATGATAGAGCTGATGTGTGTCACCCATGTACATCTGACAAAACTGATGGTGTTAAACCCAAGTCCCAGGCTCTCCTTAATGAATCAGCACTCCCAGTGAAAGTAATAAAACCAGGTCTAGAAGCTGAGGTATTCATCTCTCATTGCAATAGCCCTTGTAGCTTCTTTGTTCAGTTTGCAACTGATGAGGATGGCATTTATTCGCTTGTGGAGAAGTTGAATGCTGACCAATCAAGGTGTGCAAACATTGATCCCAGTGATATTCGTGAGGGAGACTTGGTTTGTGCAATGTTTCCTGAAGATAACTCCTGGTACCGTGCAGCAGTAAGAAAAAACATTGGTGACACCGTCAACGTTGAATTTGTTGACTTTGGAAACACGGCTacaatttctgtttcaaaaatatGTCGTCTTGATCAATCGTTTGCTCCGTTTCCTAGGTACAGCATCTGCTGCTCTGTACATAAACTGAATGTTGAGAGTGGAGACCAAGAACTTGCACCCAACTTCAAACGAGTAATTGAACAAAACTTTGAAAAGGTCATGTGCACATTTGTGGAAATGTCAGGGACCATTTGGGAAGTGAAACTTGATATTAATGGTGTAGTGCTCGGATCCACCTGCAGGGGTGATGCTACACCAGCAGCTGAGCTTACAGCCCCAGGTGTCAAGAAGACATCTGATATCAAAGCCTGTACCCATTACAAGAACCCTGACATATCAGCTGGTCAAATAATCACTGGGTACACTTCATTTATCAAGGGTCCTCAGCTCTTCTGGTGCCAGTATGCGGCAACAGATAAACTTCAAGAGATTTCAGATGCATTACAGAATGCTGGTAATGCATCAGAAAAAACTTTGAGTGAGGAATCTCTGCCAGTTGGAAGTGCTTGCATTGCCCTTTTCACTGAAGATAATTTGTGGTATCGAGCTAAAGTTACATCTAGGGACCATGACAGTCTCTCCATTACCTTTGTAGACTATGGAAATGAGGCAAAAGTCAATATCGGTGACGTTAAAGTGCTTCCACCTGAGCTATCAGATGTGCCCCCTCAGGCATTCGACTGCCAGCTTGAAGGTTTTGATCTTTCCAAGGGTTTCTGGGCTAAAGAGGCAGATGATGTGTTCTTTGAGCTAGTTCATGACAAGCTTTTAAATATCACTGTTGAGAAAATGGAGAACTCTGAAATGCCACACTTCGTCAAGCTGGATTGCAATGGTGCGGTCATCAATAAAACCATGAGAAGCTATTGGAAAAGTCAAAGTCCTGAAACTCCATCTGTTGAACTCTTAAGTGAATCAAAACTGGTGTCCACCGATGTCTCTGTGGCTGCTGAAGTTAATATTGACTCTGTAGTTATCCATGATTCAGACACTGACTGTGTTGACAATGAAACCTGCACATCAGTTCTCGAAATGCAACATTCTGAACAAGAGCAGCTTGATTTACTGACAAGTACAAAAGTTGTAAATGAAGCACAGGATGACTTACTTGAGATGATTACTGAAAATGTTGCCTCACCTGATACAGTGAGTATAGTGCCCTCTGATGCACAAGAGGATCCTGAAACCATATGTGTCATGGAAGATGATCCAGTTTTAGCTTTCACAAGTCCATCAGACACAACACACCAGCATGCTTTTCCTAAAGAGACAGACCCAACACCCCTTCCTGTAATTTTGTCACAGCACTCTGAGGGAGAAACATCTATTTTCTCAGAGAATATAGATAGCTTCTTGATGAATAACAACGATTCTCAATTATGCATTGTTGAAGGACCAGAGTCACCATTATTTGAGATCATTAAATCAG acttggGCTATTTAAGGCGAGCAACCGAGAAGCCTGTTGGATCAGAATGTGTGATATGGTCTCATGCAAGAAGAAATTGGTGCGGAGCACGAATTTTAAAAACTTCTGATGATGCTGCATTG gtgtTGCTTGTGGAACATGACTCTGAGGTGGTAGTAGATCCTCTTAATATCTTTGAAATTCTGCCAGACAAGCCATTGCAG ACTTCATGCATTGATGCTGCAGTTCTAAGTG atgAAGTAACCAGGGAGGAACATACTACATTGAAGAATAGTCCTTTAAAG GTGGAAGATACAGAATATGGAACTGTTGTCACTTCAGAGTCTGAAGAACCAAATG GTGAAGAAACACACATTGCCCAAATGGATCCAGGTGATGAACTTGCAGACCAG CCTCAAGCCACAGGGTGTGTTTCCTGCTCCACTGTTTTGGTTGATAATTCTGAGG ttgtagaTGTGTCAGGGGAAGGTGCACAAGTGCATGATCTTGTTGAAGTACTTACT CCTGAACAGGTAGAAAGCAAGGAGCCCCAAGAGGATTTAAATACTATAGCTGGAGAGCATGGAG AAGATGCTGCCAAGATGAGTACTGGAGTGGAATTACTGATGGATTTCCTGGATGTGGCTCACTTCCATAAG GATGTATGTGAGACTGCACTTGAGACTGATGACTTGCTTGAGGAGTTTAATA atatgCCTGAAGATCTTATTGTTCTTACCAGTGATGGAACAGAATCTGACACTGCATCTGATGGCACG CTTCAGGGAGATACAATTACTGTGGGAATCCATACTGATGCTGAAGAATCATCAC GTGTACAAGAAAAGTCAGATGCATCTGATTGCGCCAGTGCAGAGGTTTTACATGTCACTCATCTGACCCTGAAGGTTGAGGATGCATCTGACGATGATGTCATTTTTGTAGGCGTTTTGCAAGAATCTCAGGCAGAAGTATTTGAGCCGGagagtgaaaatgaaaaacagaagctTGACTAA